Part of the Triticum aestivum cultivar Chinese Spring chromosome 4D, IWGSC CS RefSeq v2.1, whole genome shotgun sequence genome is shown below.
aaggctgcgccccccctctcccttggccctatatatagtggggggaagggagggcagcaagatctaagccttgggcgcctccctcctcccctgcaacacctctctctctctcgcagaagctcggcgaagccctgccggagacccgctacatccatcaccacaccgtcgtgctgttggatctccatcaacctctcctccccccttgctggatcaagaaggaggagacgtcgctgcaccgtacgtgtgttgaacgcggaggtgccgtacgttcggcactcggtcatcggtgatttggatcacggcgagtacgactccgtcatccacgttcattggaacgcttccgctcgcgatctacaagggtatgtagatccactcctttcccctcgttgctagtagactccatagatgcatcttggtgagcgtaggaaaattttaaattatgctacgattcccaacactttatgtatttattttttcagtaataacatttgatcactactgtactttggttttaatgtgatgatgaacttctattaatttggtcacttctctattaatgatgttctgtaatggtttttgacacacttaattatatataatgcacgcagaagaaccggcaatggatgtacggtgacagacgcacctccgagtacattaagggtgtgcataattttctcgaagtggccgaggcaaacaagcagaatggttttatgtgttgtccatgccctatctgtgggaatacgaagtcttactctgactcgaaaaccattcacatccacctgcttgagaagggtttcatgccacattataatgtttggaccaagcacggagaaagagggattatgatggaagacaacgaagaagaagagatgaTGACAACTATTTTCCCCGTGAATACGGTGATGaaaattactttggaatcaacaatgtaaggtctaaatttatcacaagcaaacaccactgctaagaattctttttcagtactagcatagtttcgttgagcactgtctagagttttactagcataatgaataacattcaatttcttatcaactctttgtcctagaatataatcactagcatcacacataatttcaaaggcaagtttcaatcaggtggttgaacaataggtgcggaaattaaggctttcttgagtgtttcaaaggcttctaaacaatcatcatcaaaaacaaaaggaatatccttttgcaaaagattcataagaggcctagaaattttagaaaagtcttcgataaatctcctatagaaaccagcatgacctaggaaactatgaataccttttatatctttagggcacggcattttctcaattgcatcaaccttaactttgtccacttcaatacctatttcagaaattttatgacccaagacaatgccttcattaaccataaagtggcacttctcccaattcaagacaagatttgtttgttcacatctctgcaaaactcgatcaagattgtttaacaatcatcaaaagacttcccataaacagagaagtcatccatgaaaacctcaacaatcttttcacaaaagtgagagaatatagcagtcatacatctttgaaaggtagcaggtgcattgcataaaccgaaaggcatctataagcataggttccaaagtgAGAAGTggaagtggtattttcttgatcaggctgagaaacaagtatttgtgaaaaaccagaatatccatcaaggaagcaaaaatgtgtgtgcttagagaatctttcaagcattttatcaataaaaggcagagggtaatgatcttttctagttgctttgtttaatttttctaaaatcaattaccattctatagcctataacaattatttgtggaataagttcattcctatcattaggaacaacagttatacctcctttcttagggacacaatgaacagggcttacccatctactatcagctataagatagattatacctgcttccagaagttttaatatttccgttcttaccacttctttcatcttcggatttaaccgacgttggtgatcaacaacgggtttagcatcaggttccatattaattttgtgctgacatagagtgggactaatgccctttaaatcatcaagagtatatccaatagcatctcagtgcttccttagaactttcaataatctttcttcttcatgttctgaaaggttagcactaataataacaggatatatcttcttttcatcaagataagcatacttcaaagtgtctggcaattgtttcaattcaaacacaggatcaccttgaggtggaggaggacctcctagagtttcaataggcaagttgtgtttaagcagaggacgttgttcaaagaaaaccttatctatttcatttctttcatgcatatgtaaaacATTTttatggtctaacaaatattgttttagtggatcagtaggaggcacaacaatagaagcaagaccaattaatttatatttattaggcaattctttttcatgaagctttctactaaacttggaaaaatgaaactcttgagactcatcaccaaaactaacaccgacagtttgtttctcatagTCTATTCTAGcgttaacggtgttcaagaaaggtctatcaaagataatgggacaaaagtcatcttgtggggaaccaaaaacaagaaaatcagtagggtattttattttcccacacaagacttcaacatctctaacaatcccaattggtgatatagtgtctcattagcaagtttaatagtagcatctatgtcttctatctctgcatgtgctatgtcattcataatttcttgatataaggtgtaaggaatatcactcacactagcacctatgtcacataaaccatgataacagtgatctcctattttaactgagacaatgggcatgccaacaacaggtctatgtttatcttttttatcaggtttggcaattctagcagcttcttcgcagaagtaaatagcatgcccatccatatcttcttctaagatatctttaaccatagcaatactaggttctactttgatttttcatcaggtttaggtgttctaatatagtttttgttaaccatagttgaaactttagcatgttcctttatcctgacagggaaagatggtttctcaatataagcagaaggaacaactggatgaacattataaattatagtttcttctttaactggtaccggttctttgatttcttctttaatacgtgggtgatatttaaaccacttctctttagggagatcaacatgagtagcaaatgattcacagagggaagctactatctcagagtcaagtccatatttagtgctaaacttttgaaaagcatcggtattcataaaagatttaacacaatcatacttaatcttaatacttgactctttaccttcgtcgagttcccaatcttcagagttgcgtttaattctttccaaaagatcctaCCGAAAtttaatagtcttcttcataaaagaaccaacacaagaagtatcgagcatggtttgatcattacgagaaagccgagcataaaagttctagataataatttcttttgagagctcatgattggggcatgaatataacattgacttaagcctcccccaagctagagcgatactttctccttcacgaggccaaaaattatatatataattccgatcacgatgaactagatgcatatgataaaaatTTTGGTGGAACTCCAGTTTCAAAAGATTCCAATtctaagatccaatatcatcgcataccctataccatgccaatgcttttcccttcaaagataaagggaaaacctttttcataacttcatccccgggtaaacctgcaagattGAACAATCCACAagtttgttctacatatatcaagtgcatatcaggatgttcggttccatctcctgcataaggattagctagcagttgttctatcataccggctcgaaggaatttcatattcaatatttttagtaggtgcagtaggttgaggggtagctaattgtggttccggtcgaggtgaagatacccctaacaaacccctcaaaggattgttttccatagtaacaagtgacaataaatttcagcacactatatacaagtttccttaccaaaggcgtttcactccccggcaacggcgccagaaaatagtcttgataacccacaagtataggggatcaattgtagctcttttcgatatgtaagagtgtcgaacccaacgaggagcagaaggaaatgacaagtagttttcagtaaggtaatgtctgcaagtgctgaaattgtaagtaacagagtagtttgatagcaagataatttgtaatgagcaagtaatgattgtagtgacaaaagtgcagcaaggtagcccaatccttttgaggcaaaggacaggccaaaacggtctcttatagtaagcaaagcgttcttgagggtacacgggattttcatctagttactttcatcatgttggtttaattcgtattcagtactttgataatttgatatgtgggttgaccggtgcttaggtgttgttcttacttgaacaaacctcctacttatgattaaccctcccgcaagcatccgcaactacgagaaaatattaagaataaattctaaccataacattaaactttgtatccaatcggtcccttacggaataacgcataaacactgggtttaagcttctgtcactcttgcaacccatcatctaattgctactccacaatgcattcctttaggcccaaatatggtgaagtgtcatgtagtagacgttcacatgacaccactaagggaatcacaacatacatactatcaaaatatcgaacacatatcaaattcacatgattacttgaaacatgatttctcccatgacctcaagaacaaaagtaactactcacaaatgataatcatgctcaagatcagaggggtattaaatagcaaattggatctgaacatgtaatctttccaccaaataaaccatatagtaatcaactacaagatgtagtcaacaccactagtcacccacaagcaccaatctatagttctggtaacaagattgaacacaagagatgaactagggtttgagaggagttggtgctgttgaagatgttgatggagattgccctccccaagatgggagagttgttggtgatgatgatgacgacgatttccccctccgggagggaagttcctccgGCAGAATttctccgccggagggcaaaagtgctcctgtccaagttccgcctcgagatggcggcgcttcgtcccgaaagtcctctccttatttttctaggtcaaaatgacttatataccagaagatgggcaccggaggtgggcctagataagcacaacccaccagggcgcgcctgggctccctgacgcgcccaagtgggttgtgcccacctggtgggccccctctggtacttatttgctcaaatattcttcaaatattccataaaaaatctccgcgaagtttcggcttgtttggagttgtgcagaataggtagcctgacgtagctttttcaggtccagatttccagctggcggaattctccctcttggcgtgtaccttgcaaattatgagagaaaaggcattagaattactccaaaaagcattattatttataaaaacatcataaatatcagtaagaaaacatgatgcaaaatggacgtatcaagtaccGGTCTTGGGGTTGGTATCCTCTCCAGCGTCGTCGGCGTctggatcgtccgtgatgaagcacctgtacaggactcaaagaggtgaaGTTTCGGAGGCCTattgtcccgacctgcggtgcacgcagCAAGCCAGGATGAGGAAGACAACAGCAGCACAGAGATTAGAACCAGTGGCAAGAGgaaggagcgcgcgtggatgtccctcttgttctcatactcatacatgtggggaaagaatctcccttataaataggtcaaactccctctaaactagcaatgtgggactaaactttagtaatgccccttgccttgcacaaatgagctaagtgggcctctaggatttattaggaatttctgaaattgttattaggctggcccataaatagataaaattccagcaaTTTTCACTACAGAGTTCCGCAACGGGATATAATTTTTGGAAAGGTAATTGAGGTTTTTTTAGGACTGATAATATAGATTAAGAATTTCAATACATGTTCCCGTTGTGCCGGTGATTTCTGTGTTGCACATTCGTTGGTAATTTTTTTGTGCATTCGATATGAAATTCACGTCTCCTTTTTTTCGATTGCTTCTCATTGAGAGGCCTTGCTAATATATTATCATCTCCCGTTGAACTATGCTAGCTTGTGAAAGGTGCAATATCATTGGTGCAACAACATCTGTAACAAAGGTGGTTTGATGCATTCTAGGATCTCAAACACAACGGTGGATCCATCATCATAAAGATGAGCAAATATCTGAACATTTTGGAAAAACAAATTCCGGAATAGAAACAAGATGTAGTGGTATGGTTTCTTGTGCAAGGTGATTTAGTGTATGGTTTCTTCTACAAAGTGATTTAGTGTATGGTTTCTTCTGCGAAGTGATTTAGTGGTATGGTTTCTTCCCTGGTGAGATTGTTTTAAGCAACTACTCTTAAATAGAATCATGGATGATTGTATATCTGCATTGTGGTGAATGGTTCATTGTGCAGATGGTTGTAGTTTATGTAACAAAATATAGTGAAATGCACGAAGAAAATGATCTAAATGAAGTCCTGACAATTTATACATCTCAGTGAACACTTGAATGCGTGAGTATGGAATCATGGTGTTAATAATAGTCTGCGTATACTGATTTCTGAACCAATTCCACCCTTTATATTCCGATATCAATGCTGCTtgattgtgggggggggggggggggggggggggatgaagtAATGCTTATTGAGCGGTATAGAAAAATTAATCATTTTGTTGTAGAATCATGGTGTTGAGTAACTTACACtaatgtcatgcatatgacactagtctatgttactaccgcCATAATGGAGAGTAACACAAAGATAGTGTCATAGGTGGTtgtatttattagcttgtagacacATATTTTCTTCGGAAGtgttatgtgatggtaacatattatgttactctaaacacataTCTTCTCATTAATTACATGTCACATAAGCAAACTTATCTTGGGGTGcattatgttactagctaagttactctcaCTATGACACAGCTTTGGAAAATGAGTCATTTTTGTGTTTTTGTGCCCATctagtattttttttgcaaaaatgatACAGATCAGTTATTAAAGTTCACCCAAAGTACAAAGCATTTGAAGAGGATCAAAACTCGGAAGACAAACTCAAAAAAGATGAGCCGCATGATGAGGAACCCTAACCCCACCGCCCAAAGGAGACGACATGAATCTACGTCGGGGCTTCATTGACTATGTCCAAATAGACGAACTCTAGAAGGGTGGGAGCTCGGAAGATGAACTCAAAAAAGAAGCGCCGCCATCCGCTGGAGCGTCGTACCTGCGAGAACTAAAAAACTCTAACCTAAACTAATATTTGGAGCGGAGGCACCGGGATTCCTCTGCCCGTCACCAGCCTCGGAGCGACGGCAAGAGGGGAGACAAATCCACAGGCTCACGGACGAAGTGACCATCAAACGTGTAGCACCAATGAATCTCAGGGATACGCACAAACGTGGGTTTGATACTCTGGTCATCGCGGTCGCGTGGGTGTTGTTGGAAGCAAAGGAACGCACGCGTCTTCAACAGGGCGAGGCAACAAAAGTCGCCGCTAGAATTGGTAGATACTATTTTGCGAGAAGTTTAGGACTGAAGAACGGCTGGAGTAGGAGTCGGAGGTTTGTCGCGATTTGTGAGAGAGTAGGCtttagttctttgtgttggttgtaAAATGGCTGTTGCCGACAGTGATGTTTGCATCTACTCGTCAGCTTCTTGTACATTGCTCTTTCTCTCTTCTATAAAGATAAGGTACGTTATTGATGTGTTGTCTAAAAAAATTCTCAGGGATACGCACCATGGAGTCCACAAGTTAACAACCGGCCGTGATTGTGGCATGCATGCACCCCGAATTTTTCGAGCACGTCGTTCATCACGTACTATATATATGGAGAGAGAAGAGGCCCAGCGCAGAAAACCTAGCAGGGCGCGTCGTAGTTGTAGACCTAGGTATCCGCCGCCGACCGATCGAAATGACGGGcagcaccgccgccaccaccacgctGAGCATGAAGCTCCTCGTCGACACCAAGGGGCGCCGCGTGCTGTTCGCGGAGGCCGGCAAGGACGTGGTGGActtcctcttctccctcctcgcccTTCCGATCGGCACGGTCGTCAAGCTGATCGGCGCCAAGTCCATGGTGGGGAGCGCCGGCGACCTCTACCGCAGCGTCGAGAAGCTCGACGGAACCTACGTCCAGCCCGGCGCGGCCAAGGAAGAGATCCTCCGCCCCGTCATGGCCCGCTCACCGGCCAACAGCGCCCTCCTCGGCCTGccggccccgacgccgccgccggctccgTCCAACAGATTCTTCAAGTGCTCCATCGCCTCTTACAGCGTTTGCCGCGACTACGTGACGGACGTGAGCGGCACCAAGTGTCCCCGATGTTCCAATGCGATGACGACCCAAATCCAGTACGCGCCGCCTGCCGGTGCAGCAGATGGATTCGTGCGGGGCGTCGTGACGTACACGGTGATGGACAGCCTCGCGGTGTCGCCCATGTCAGCCATCTCCAGCATCACACTGCTCAACACCTTCGCGGTCACGGATCTCACCGCGCTCCAGGAGAAGACCGTGCAGATCGGATACAAGGAGGTGAGTCATCCATCTACTCCATGCATCTTCTTCAGTATAATTATCCCTACTTTTATTTCATTTCAAAAAAAGAAGGAacaatcttgatcatgtttttaacTTCACGATTTTGGTAATTGCACAATCACATAATTCCAGCCGTGCGTACTCACCATGCATGCTCTGGTCTGGGTTGTTGGGTGGGTCTGTCAACTGGCTGAAATTACCACCGTTCGTATTGATTTGCAGGGTTTGGAGATACTCAAGGCCTCGCTGCAGTCCAAGACTGTTCTCACCGACGTCTTCCTTGGCAACAAGTCCCCCAGCCACGATTGAGATCCGGCGGGCGTGCACTATTTGATTGAGATACGAAAGTGAACAAACTATAGTTAGTTGGCTCGATCGATccacatctatatatatatatatatatatatatatatatccagctCAGTCAGGCCCATCTTAATTTTCTGATGCATGCACGTACGTAGTTGCAAGTCCGTGCAACCCATGCTGCAAAATGCCTACCACAGATGATACAAGTATCGATTAGGAATTTTTGCTGCTTTGTGAAATACTCAACATGCCCGACGCTTATTTCTATATCTTTGAGCTTGTACCCGTCCGTATTGCTCTTGTGAATGTATCATGCGCATTGCGTGGTGATGTTTGTTCATTGGCCTGAATAACCGGCAATCAGCCTCCAGGAGGGGAGGGTTGATCGAAACGAATTCGGCAGCTAGGGGGAGGTG
Proteins encoded:
- the LOC123099387 gene encoding uncharacterized protein — encoded protein: MTGSTAATTTLSMKLLVDTKGRRVLFAEAGKDVVDFLFSLLALPIGTVVKLIGAKSMVGSAGDLYRSVEKLDGTYVQPGAAKEEILRPVMARSPANSALLGLPAPTPPPAPSNRFFKCSIASYSVCRDYVTDVSGTKCPRCSNAMTTQIQYAPPAGAADGFVRGVVTYTVMDSLAVSPMSAISSITLLNTFAVTDLTALQEKTVQIGYKEGLEILKASLQSKTVLTDVFLGNKSPSHD